A genomic segment from Vicia villosa cultivar HV-30 ecotype Madison, WI unplaced genomic scaffold, Vvil1.0 ctg.000470F_1_1, whole genome shotgun sequence encodes:
- the LOC131628685 gene encoding COBRA-like protein 4 isoform X1 gives MRFLISFICVLVLVSYAVAYDPLDPNGNITIKWDVMSWTPDGYVATVTVNNFQMFRHIMNPGWTLGWTWAKKEVIWSMVGAQTTEQGDCSKFKGNIPHCCKKIPTVVDLLPGVPYNQQFSNCCKGGVVAAWGQDPSQSISAFQVSVGQGGTSNKTVKLPKNFTLLAPGPGYTCGPAKVVPSTVFLTTDKRRKTQALMTWNVTCTYSQFLARKNPSCCVSLSSFYNETITPCPSCACGCQNKKNCVKSESKILSMVGAHTPKKDNEPLMQCTHHMCPIRVHWHVKTNYKEYWRVKIAVTNFNYRMNYTLWSLAIQHPNLNNVTQVFSFNYKPLLPYESINDTGMFFGMKYFNDLLMEAGPKGNIQSEVLLQKDNKFTFKQGWAFPHKVYFNGDECMLPPPDTYPFLPNSSPASLVTLKALIFSLLLLLAVS, from the exons ATGAGGTTTCTTATCTCATTTATTTGTGTTCTTGTGTTAGTCTCTTATGCTG TTGCTTATGATCCTTTGGATCCAAATGGAAATATAACAATCAAATGGGATGTTATGTCTTGGACACCAGATGGCTACGTG GCTACGGTAACGGTCAACAATTTCCAAATGTTTCGACACATAATGAATCCGGGATGGACGTTAGGATGGACATGGGCTAAGAAAGAAGTTATATGGTCAATGGTAGGAGCTCAAACAACAGAACAAGGAGATTGTTCTAAATTCAAAGGCAATATACCTCATTGTTGCAAGAAAATTCCTACAGTTGTAGACCTTCTACCTGGTGTACCTTACAACCAACAGTTTTCGAACTGTTGTAAAGGTGGAGTTGTTGCGGCTTGGGGACAAGATCCTTCGCAATCTATATCGGCTTTTCAAGTTAGTGTTGGACAAGGTGGAACCTCGAACAAAACGGTTAAACTTCCGAAGAATTTCACTCTTTTGGCTCCTGGACCTGGTTATACTTGTGGCCCTGCAAAAGTTGTTCCTTCCACTGTTTTTCTTACGACTGATAAGCGACGAAAGACTCAGGCGTTGA TGACATGGAATGTTACCTGCACATATTCACAGTTTCTAGCAAGAAAGAATCCAAGTTGTTGTGTATCTTTATCATCCTTCTACAATGAAACAATTACACCTTGTCCCTCATGTGCATGTGGCTGCCAAAACAAGAAGAACTGTGTAAA GAGTGAATCTAAAATTCTAAGCATGGTTGGAGCTCACACTCCAAAGAAAGACAATGAACCATTGATGCAATGCACTCATCATATGTGTCCAATTAGGGTTCATTGGCACGTGAAGACTAACTATAAAGAATATTGGCGCGTCAAAATCGCAGTAACGAATTTCAATTACAGGATGAATTATACTCTCTGGAGTCTTGCTATTCAACATCCAAATCTTAACAATGTCACACAAGTTTTCAGCTTCAATTACAAGCCACTTCTTCCCTATGAATCCATAA ATGACACGGGAATGTTCTTCGGAATGAAATACTTCAATGATCTACTAATGGAAGCTGGACCAAAGGGAAACATTCAATCAGAAGTATTACTTCAGAAAGACAATAAATTCACATTCAAACAAGGATGGGCATTTCCTCATAAGGTTTACTTCAATGGTGATGAATGCATGCTTCCTCCACCTGATACATACCCCTTTCTCCCTAATTCTTCACCTGCAAGCCTAGTTACCCTCAAGGCACTCATCTTCTCTTTACTTTTACTGCTAGCAGTTTCGTAG
- the LOC131628685 gene encoding COBRA-like protein 4 isoform X2: MSWTPDGYVATVTVNNFQMFRHIMNPGWTLGWTWAKKEVIWSMVGAQTTEQGDCSKFKGNIPHCCKKIPTVVDLLPGVPYNQQFSNCCKGGVVAAWGQDPSQSISAFQVSVGQGGTSNKTVKLPKNFTLLAPGPGYTCGPAKVVPSTVFLTTDKRRKTQALMTWNVTCTYSQFLARKNPSCCVSLSSFYNETITPCPSCACGCQNKKNCVKSESKILSMVGAHTPKKDNEPLMQCTHHMCPIRVHWHVKTNYKEYWRVKIAVTNFNYRMNYTLWSLAIQHPNLNNVTQVFSFNYKPLLPYESINDTGMFFGMKYFNDLLMEAGPKGNIQSEVLLQKDNKFTFKQGWAFPHKVYFNGDECMLPPPDTYPFLPNSSPASLVTLKALIFSLLLLLAVS, from the exons ATGTCTTGGACACCAGATGGCTACGTG GCTACGGTAACGGTCAACAATTTCCAAATGTTTCGACACATAATGAATCCGGGATGGACGTTAGGATGGACATGGGCTAAGAAAGAAGTTATATGGTCAATGGTAGGAGCTCAAACAACAGAACAAGGAGATTGTTCTAAATTCAAAGGCAATATACCTCATTGTTGCAAGAAAATTCCTACAGTTGTAGACCTTCTACCTGGTGTACCTTACAACCAACAGTTTTCGAACTGTTGTAAAGGTGGAGTTGTTGCGGCTTGGGGACAAGATCCTTCGCAATCTATATCGGCTTTTCAAGTTAGTGTTGGACAAGGTGGAACCTCGAACAAAACGGTTAAACTTCCGAAGAATTTCACTCTTTTGGCTCCTGGACCTGGTTATACTTGTGGCCCTGCAAAAGTTGTTCCTTCCACTGTTTTTCTTACGACTGATAAGCGACGAAAGACTCAGGCGTTGA TGACATGGAATGTTACCTGCACATATTCACAGTTTCTAGCAAGAAAGAATCCAAGTTGTTGTGTATCTTTATCATCCTTCTACAATGAAACAATTACACCTTGTCCCTCATGTGCATGTGGCTGCCAAAACAAGAAGAACTGTGTAAA GAGTGAATCTAAAATTCTAAGCATGGTTGGAGCTCACACTCCAAAGAAAGACAATGAACCATTGATGCAATGCACTCATCATATGTGTCCAATTAGGGTTCATTGGCACGTGAAGACTAACTATAAAGAATATTGGCGCGTCAAAATCGCAGTAACGAATTTCAATTACAGGATGAATTATACTCTCTGGAGTCTTGCTATTCAACATCCAAATCTTAACAATGTCACACAAGTTTTCAGCTTCAATTACAAGCCACTTCTTCCCTATGAATCCATAA ATGACACGGGAATGTTCTTCGGAATGAAATACTTCAATGATCTACTAATGGAAGCTGGACCAAAGGGAAACATTCAATCAGAAGTATTACTTCAGAAAGACAATAAATTCACATTCAAACAAGGATGGGCATTTCCTCATAAGGTTTACTTCAATGGTGATGAATGCATGCTTCCTCCACCTGATACATACCCCTTTCTCCCTAATTCTTCACCTGCAAGCCTAGTTACCCTCAAGGCACTCATCTTCTCTTTACTTTTACTGCTAGCAGTTTCGTAG
- the LOC131628684 gene encoding COBRA-like protein 1 — protein sequence MMFFHFLKHCPCILLFLLFTLFYTPTEAYDPLDPNGNITVKWDIINWTPDGYVAVVTMNNFQQYRHISAPGWTLGWTWAKTEVIWNMVGGQTTEQGDCSKFKGNIPHCCKKNPAVVDLLPGVNYNQQIANCCKGGVLTSWAQDPANAVSAFQLSVGRAGSTKKTVRLPQNFTLSTPGPGYTCGPAKIVKPTRFITPDKKRVTQALMTWNVTCTYSQFLAQKTPTCCVALSSFYNDTIVPCPTCSCGCQGNSAQTGSCVDPSASHLASVVSSHDKNNITPLVRCTSHMCPIRVHWHIKLNYKLYWRVKVTITNFNYRMNHSNWNLVVQHPNFDNLTQIFSFNYKSLNPYGSINDTALLYGVKFYNDFLMQAGPIGNVQSELLFQKNTSTFTFEKGWAFPRRIYFNGDNCVMPPPDAYPWLPNTGSKQEVSFLALIMASLVAIVLHAYS from the exons ATGATGTTCTTCCATTTCCTTAAACATTGTCCATGCATTCTTCTCTTCCTTCTGTTTACTCTCTTTTACACTCCAACag AAGCTTATGATCCACTCGACCCGAACGGAAACATCACGGTGAAATGGGATATTATAAACTGGACACCTGATGGTTATGTT GCCGTCGTTACAATGAACAATTTCCAACAGTATCGTCATATATCGGCACCTGGATGGACATTAGGATGGACATGGGCAAAGACGGAGGTAATATGGAACATGGTGGGAGggcagacaactgaacaaggagATTGTTCAAAATTTAAGGGAAACATCCCGCATTGCTGTAAAAAAAATCCAGCTGTGGTAGATTTACTTCCCGGAGTGAATTATAATCAACAAATTGCCAATTGTTGCAAAGGTGGTGTACTCACCTCATGGGCTCAGGATCCAGCAAACGCTGTTTCGGCATTTCAACTCAGCGTTGGTAGAGCTGGCAGCACTAAAAAAACCGTCAGATTGCCGCAGAATTTCACCTTGAGTACACCCGGACCAGGATATACTTGCGGGCCAGCGAAAATTGTGAAACCTACTAGATTCATAACACCGGACAAAAAGAGAGTGACTCAAGCACTTA TGACATGGAATGTGACATGCACATATTCACAATTTCTTGCTCAGAAAACTCCCACTTGCTGTGTGGCTCTTTCATCTTTCTATAACGATACTATTGTACCGTGTCCGACATGTTCGTGCGGCTGCCAAGGGAACTCAGCCCAAACGGGAAGCTGCGTAGA TCCAAGTGCGTCACATTTGGCCTCGGTTGTTTCCAGCCACGACAAGAATAATATTACACCTTTGGTTCGATGTACTAGTCATATGTGTCCGATCCGAGTTCACTGGCACATTAAGCTCAACTACAAGCTGTATTGGCGCGTAAAGGTCACCATTACTAATTTCAATTACAGGATGAATCACTCGAATTGGAACTTGGTTGTTCAACATCCAAACTTCGACAATCTTACTCAaattttcagtttcaactacaaatCATTAAATCCCTACGGCTCAATAA ATGATACAGCCTTGCTTTATGGAGTTAAATTCTACAATGATTTCCTCATGCAAGCTGGTCCAATCGGTAATGTACAATCCGAGCTACTTTTCCAAAAGAATACATCAACTTTTACTTTCGAAAAAGGTTGGGCGTTTCCTCGGAGAATCTATTTCAACGGCGACAACTGTGTGATGCCACCGCCTGACGCTTATCCATGGTTACCTAATACCGGTTCCAAACAAGAGGTTTCCTTCCTTGCTTTGATAATGGCATCCTTGGTGGCAATAGTACTTCACGCATATTCTTAA